From Xyrauchen texanus isolate HMW12.3.18 chromosome 36, RBS_HiC_50CHRs, whole genome shotgun sequence, one genomic window encodes:
- the LOC127630200 gene encoding chordin-like has product MEALRLLWIVGCASVASAQGSRLKTPALPIQPEREPMISKGLSGCSFGGRFYSLEDTWHPDLGEPFGVMHCVMCHCEPQRSRRGKVFGKVSCRNMKQDCPELTCDDPVLLPGQCCKSCPKGDSDRKELESLFEMIQEKEDDLHKSYNDRSYVSSEDSSNRDSRTDFVALLTGSKDSWLPSSSGVARARFTLTRTSLTFSITYQRMSRPSVVTFLDSDGNTALEFRVPRTETDMICGIWKNLPKSQIRQLEAEQLHVSMTTADNRKEEIQGKIIKHRALFAETFSAILTSEEVHSGMGGIAMLTLSDTENNLHFILILQGLIPHTEKSSEKVPVKVTLMYRQHMLREIRANISADDSDFAEVMADLNSRELFWLSRGHLQITVETEGRNPHQISGYISGKRSCDTLQSVMSSGSALAPGKTGGVGSAVFTLHHNGSLDYQVLVAGLTSAVVGVTIEMKPRRRSKRSVLHDITADYSATEDQGSGRAAGSCSRVEARHIHMLLQNELFINIATAEQPEGELRGQIRTLLYNGLDARRHQLPVPLAGQFVSPPVRTGAGGHAWVSVDDQCHLHYEIVVNGLSKSEDATLNAHLHGLAEIVEMDDSATNHKRLLAGFYGQQAQGVLRDISLDLLRHLDEGTAYIQVSTKMNPRGEIRGRIHIPNSCEFGSRSEVVEETEFDDLVFVRDPSELKKDPHTCFFEGEHHAHGSQWTPQYNACFSCTCQKKTVICDPVICPALSCPHTVQPDDQCCPVCNEKKETKETAPVEKVDENPEGCYFEGDQKMHAPGTTWHPFVPPFGYIKCAVCTCKGSTGEVHCEKVTCPALTCSRPIRRNPSDCCKECPAEDTAPLDDDEMMQADGTRHCKFGKNYYQNSEHWHPSVPLVGEMKCITCWCDHGVTKCQRKQCPLLSCSNPIRMEEKCCPECIEDFMEKEEMAKMTEKKKSWRH; this is encoded by the exons ATGGAGGCGCTGCGGCTGCTGTGGATTGTCGGATGCGCATCGGTCGCATCGGCTCAGGGTTCGAGACTCAAAACACCAGCTCTGCCCATCCAACCCGAGAGAGAACCAATGATATCGAAAGGATTATCCG gTTGCTCCTTCGGTGGACGCTTCTATTCCCTGGAGGACACGTGGCACCCGGATCTCGGCGAACCGTTTGGCGTGATGCACTGCGTCATGTGTCACTGTGAACCG CAGAGGAGTCGCCGTGGGAAGGTGTTTGGGAAGGTGAGCTGTCGGAATATGAAACAGGACTGTCCCGAACTGACCTGCGATGACCCCGTCCTGCTCCCAGGACAGTGCTGTAAATCATGTCCAAAag GTGACTCGGACAGGAAGGAGCTGGAGTCTTTGTTTGAGATGATCCAGGAGAAAGAGGATGACCTGCACAAGTCTTATAACGACAGATCGTACGTCAGCTCTGAAGACAGCAGCAACAGAGACAGCAGGACAG atttTGTGGCGCTGTTGACGGGTTCAAAGGACTCTTGGCTGCCGAGTTCAAGCGGCGTCGCACGAGCACGTTTCACTCTCACGCGAACGAGCCTGACGTTCTCTATTACATATcagag GATGAGCAGACCGAGTGTCGTCACGTTCCTTGATTCTGATGGAAACACAGCGCTGGAGTTCAGAGTTCCACGGACAGAGACAGACATG aTTTGTGGAATTTGGAAGAACCTTCCGAAGTCCCAAATCCGTCAACTGGAGGCGGAGCAGCTCCATGTTTCCATGACAACTGCTGACAACAGGAAGGAAGAGATTCAGGGCAAAATCATCAAACACAGAGCGCTGTTTGCAG AAACATTCAGTGCAATTCTGACGTCTGAAGAGGTGCATTCTGGGATGGGTGGAATCGCCATGTTGACTCTCAGTGACACAGAAAACAATCTGCATTTCATCCTGATACTGcagggactcattccacacacagagaaat ccTCTGAAAAAGTGCCGGTGAAAGTGACATTGATGTACCGACAACACATGCTGAGAGAAATACGAGCAAATATCTCTGCAGAC gactCAGACTTTGCTGAAGTGATGGCGGATCTCAACAGTCGGGAACTCTTCTGGTTGTCTCGTGGGCACCTGCAGATCACCGTAGAAACGGAAGGTCGAAACCCCCATCAGATCTCGGGATACATTTCTGGCAAAAGATCATGTGACA cTCTTCAGAGTGTGATGTCCAGCGGTTCTGCTTTGGCTCCTGGAAAAACAGGCGGCGTTGGGTCGGCCGTTTTCACATTACATCACAACGGCTCTCTGGATTACCAG GTGCTGGTGGCGGGTCTGACCAGCGCGGTGGTTGGCGTGACTATCGAGATGAAACCACGGCGACGTAGTAAACGCAGCGTGCTTCACGACATCACGGCGGATTATTCTGCgacagaggatcagggaagcgggCGAGCGGCGGGCAGCTGCAGTCGTGTGGAGGCTCGACACATTCACATGCTGCTACAGAACGAACTGTTCATTAATATCGCAACAGCCGAACAGCCCGAGGGCGAGTTGCGCGGACAGATACGAACGCTGCTGTACAATGGACTGGATGCACGCCGACACC AGCTTCCGGTTCCTCTGGCGGGTCAGTTCGTGTCTCCTCCGGTTCGTACCGGTGCGGGCGGTCACGCGTGGGTCTCGGTGGACGATCAGTGTCATCTGCACTACGAGATTGTCGTTAACGGCCTCAGCAAGAGCGAAGACGCCACCCTCAATGCCCACCTGCACGGATTGGCCGAGATCGTTGAGATGGACGACTCAGCCACCAATCACAAGAGACTTCTCGCTGGCTTCTACGGTCAGCAG gcTCAGGGTGTGTTGAGGGATATAAGTCTTGATTTATTGAGACATTTGGACGAGGGCACGGCTTATATTCAGGTCAGCACCAAAATGAACCCAAGAGGAGAAATACGAGGACGG ATTCACATTCCTAACAGCTGTGAGTTCGGGTCCCGCAGTGAGGTGGTTGAGGAGACGGAGTTTGATGACCTCGTGTTCGTTCGTGACCCGTCAGAACTGAAGAAAGACCCACACACGTGTTTCTTTGAAGGAGAACATCACGCTCATGGATCGCAGTGGACGCCGCAGTACAATGCCTGCTTTAGCTGCACCTGCCAg AAGAAGACAGTGATCTGTGACCCCGTGATCTGTCCTGCACTCTCGTGTCCTCACACCGTCCAGCCCGATGACCAGTGCTGCCCCGTCTGTAATG AAAAGAAGGAAACTAAAGAGACCGCTCCAGTAGAGAAAGTTGACGAGAATCCAGAGG GCTGTTATTTTGAAGGTGATCAGAAGATGCACGCACCTGGCACTACGTGGCACCCGTTCGTTCCTCCTTTCGGCTACATCAAGTGCGCAGTGTGCACCTGCAAA GGTTCAACAGGAGAAGTCCACTGCGAGAAAGTGACGTGTCCGGCACTCACCTGCAGCCGACCAATCAGACGCAACCCTTCAGACTGCTGTAAGGAGTGTCCAGCGGAGGACACGGCCCCTCTGGATGATGACGAAATGATGCAGGCGGATGGAACACGTCACTGCAAGTTCGGAAAAAACTACTACCAGAACAGTGAACACTGGCACCCAAGTGTCCCGCTGGTCGGGGAGATGAAATGTATCACCTGCTGGTGTGAT CACGGAGTTACGAAGTGCCAGCGAAAACAGTGTCCATTATTGAGTTGCAGTAACCCCATCCGCATGGAAGAGAAATGTTGCCCTGAGTGCATAG AAGACTTCATGGAAAAGGAAGAAATGGCGAAGATGACGGAAAAAAAGAAGAGCTGGAGACACTGA